The following proteins are co-located in the Choristoneura fumiferana chromosome 23, NRCan_CFum_1, whole genome shotgun sequence genome:
- the LOC141441208 gene encoding uncharacterized protein: MVKTIKSGVRELIFKMITHFQNVKEEMESVREQKEQCLHKILTSTRELSEAVQTTIKNSVDKLKQMDKLDVSAEATYIQKISSMTGISLRTIRQIKHEGNTNSGIWVTPGKKRKCRATKRNIDDFDKVAIRNLINEFYLVRNEVPTIAKLLSELRQSIQFDGGHETLRKILHDMGFCFKKNVEERTILMEKNDIAAARHKYIRKITEYRNMPSEERKPIVYLDETYIHVNYKPKKSWQGPSTSKMVTNISKGKRFIIVHAGTESGFVNNALLIFSSKSKSADYHDDMNAANFSKWVQDKLLPNLDTPSIIVMDNASYHTIQINKAPNTSSRKQAIRDWLTSNNFPWEETFTRAELLTLVKRNKPDPIYYIDELLKANGHEVLRLPHTIAT, translated from the exons AtggttaaaacaattaaaagtgGAGTTCGAGAACTTATATTCAAGATGATTACtcatttccaaaatgtaaaagaAGAAATGGAGTCCGTCCGTGAGCAAAAAGAGCAATGCTTACATAAAATTCTAACCTCTACGA GGGAATTATCTGAAGCTGTTCagacaacaataaaaaattctgtTGACAAACTCAAACAAATGGACAAATTGGACGTCAGCGCAGAGGCGACATATATTCAAAAAATTAGTTCAATGACTG GTATTAGCTTAAGAACAATTCGCCAAATCAAGCACGAAGGTAATACAAATTCAGGCATATGGGTAACTCCTGGCAAGAAACGCAAGTGCCGTGCCACGAAAAGAAATATTGATGACTTCGATAAGGTTGCCATACGTAACctgataaatgaattttacttAGTAAGAAATGAGGTCCCCACAATCGCAAAACTGCTTAGTGAGTTGCGACAATCTATTCAGTTTGATGGTGGTCATGAAACACTACGCAAAATTCTACATGACATGGGATTTTGTTTCAAGAAAAATGTTGAAGAGAGAACCATATTAatggaaaaaaatgatattgctGCAGCAAGACACAAATACATTAGAAAAATTACAGAATATAGAAATATGCCTTCAGAGGAAAGAAAACCGATTGTATATTTAGATGAGACCTATATTCATGTTAACtacaaaccaaaaaaaagttggcaggGTCCGTCAACTTCTAAAATGGTCACTAATATATCAAAAGGCAAACGGTTCATAATTGTACATGCAGGCACTGAATCAGGATTTGTAAATAATGCCCTTTTAATATTTAGCAGCAAATCAAAGTCAGCCGATTATCATGATGACATGAATGCTGCCAATTTCTCAAAGTGGGTTCAAGATAAGCTGCTGCCTAATTTGGATACACCAAGCATTATAGTTATGGACAACGCAAGTTACCACACAATTCAGATTAATAAGGCACCGAATACCAGTTCAAGGAAACAAGCAATCCGTGATTGGCTTACCTCAAATAACTTTCCTTGGGAAGAAACATTCACCAGGGCTGAACTTTTAACTTTGGTAAAACGCAACAAACCCGACCCAATATATTATATTGATGAGCTGTTAAAAGCAAATGGGCATGAAGTATTGCGGTTACCCCATACCATTGCCACTTGA
- the LOC141440846 gene encoding uncharacterized protein produces the protein MALIRLTLLLTIIAVIVQAQRPFYAGTRPIGYPQVASDSLLSNRFGSDEPGPIEFQGDRNYRNRIQQLPKDQQPFWYLNWRQYDELRRNPQTYPQRPNSFTK, from the coding sequence ATGGCGCTCATCAGGTTGACCTTGCTTCTCACAATTATAGCTGTAATAGTACAAGCTCAGAGGCCATTCTACGCAGGCACAAGACCGATAGGCTACCCACAAGTGGCGTCGGACTCTTTGCTATCAAACAGATTTGGCTCTGACGAGCCTGGCCCAATAGAGTTCCAGGGGGACAGGAATTACCGCAACAGGATACAACAACTACCCAAAGACCAGCAGCCCTTCTGGTACCTCAATTGGAGGCAATACGATGAGCTGAGGAGGAATCCGCAGACCTACCCGCAGAGACCTAACTCTTTCACGAAGTAG